The Aminivibrio sp. region TCGTTTTCCAGGGCTTCCACCGGAGGCACCGTCTTGATGATGTCTCCCATTTCATCGAGCCGGCTCACCACCATGTAGGCCCGGGCGGCTTTCAGCAGGCAGTCCGGAGAAAGGGACACCCGGACCTCGTATACATTCAGCCCCAGGCTTGAGGCCTCGGAGATCCACTGCAGCTCCTGCACGGAGAACTCTTTTTCCTCTCCCGGAGAAGGGCCTTCCTCCGGTTTTTTTTCGGCCGTCTGCACATCTTTCGCCGCGTTTTTCATGGCGGACACGAGGTCTTCGGTTTCGACCGAACCATCCCCGCCGCCGTTCCGGATGGAATCCACCATGGACTGGAGGGTGTCCAGGGATCTGAAGAGGAGGTCGATATCCTTCGCCTTGAGGCTGTATGTTCCCCTGCGGACCGAATCCAGCATGTCCTCCATGGCGTGGGTGAGCGAAGCCATCTTGTCGAATCCCATGGTGGACGACATGCCTTTGAGGGTGTGGGCCGACCGGAAGATCTCAGCGATGTTGTCCATGTCCGTCTGGTCCTTTTCAACGGCGAGGATGAGATCGTCGAGGTGTTTCAAATTGTCTCCCGCCTCGTCGAGAAACGCCCCAAGATACTGGCTCATATCCATATTCGTCATGGCTGATCATCTCCGGCTTCGTAAAGTCTGTTCATTCTCTCACGCTTCGGATCATGGCTTCAGGTATGGAATACAGGGGGAGAAGCTCGTCCACTACCCCGAGCTCCACCGCCGACTTCGGCATGCCGTACACAATGCAGGTTTCCTGGGACTCGGCGATGATCCTGGCGCCTTTCGATCTCAGGGCTGCCGCCCCGTCGGCGCCGTCTCTTCCCATTCCCGTGAGGATCACGCCGACGGCCCTGCCTCCCAGCTCATCGGCCACGCTCAGAAACATGATGTTCGCCGACGGCTTCACCGAGAGCAGGGGCGGGGCGTCGGACAGGCCGCAGATCAGCCGGCCCGCCTGGTTCCGCCTCACTATCATATGATACCCCCCTGGAGCGACTACGGCTAGTCCCGGTCTCAAATCCATCCCTTCAGCCCCTTCGGCCACATCAAGCTCCGACATGGCGTCAAGCCGTTTCGCGAAGGACAGGGTGAAATCCTTCGGCATATGCTGTACGATGACGATGGGCACAGGAAAATTTCCGGGGATCCGGGAAACGATCTGCTGCAGGGCCCGCGGCCCCCCTGTGGAGGCGGCGATGGCAAGGATCTCCGGTCGGCCCGCCCGGGGCGGTAACGATGGCTGAAGCCGGGGCCTCTCCGGCCGCAGTACGGGCGAGGACGTCAAGGGACGGGTTTCTTTTCTTTCCCTGCCCCCAACCCTGGCGGTACTGGCCGCTATGACCTTGGCCACAAGATCGGCGGAGACATCTCTCATGTTGAGAGAGATCGACCCCGACGGCTTGGCCACGAAGTCCACAGCTCCCTCCGAAAGGGCTCGCAGGGTAATCTGAGCCCCCTCCCGGGTCAGGCTGCTCACCATGATGACGGGAAGGGGGTTCCGTTTCATGATCTCTTCAAGGGTGGAGAGCCCGTCTTTCCTCGGCATCTCCACATCGAGGGTGACCACGTCGGGGGAGAGTTCGGCGATCTTCCTGAGGGCATCTTCCCCGTCCCGCGCCGTTCCTGCCACCTCGATGCGGGGATCCCCTCCGAGAATGTCGCTCAGGATCTTTCTCATAAAGGACGAATCGTCCACCACAAGTACACGTATTCTCGACTCTGTCATGGCAATCCCTTCAGTGATTTATTGGCGTCCCGCCAGTTCCTGCTGGCGGATGAAGGCCCCGAGCGGTTTCTCCACGGAACCGGGCATGGATTCGAAAGCGAAGCCTATCTCCCAGTTATCCTCTTTTTTGAGCTTTCTCACAACTTTTCCGGCAAGAAAAAACGTCTCTTCCTGCAGGGGAAGCTTCATCAGGACCCTGTCCTGTTCCTTGAAACGACCCGAAAGGGACTCGGGCACCACAACACCCGCGCCCCCCAGGCTGATATCCCGGGAGACGGCGGAGATCCACTCTTCTGTTTCGGGCTTTATTTCCTCTCCCTCAAGGCGGAAGAAAGACGTTTTGAGAAGGCAGGGCACCCGGACGAAACAGCGCCGCTGGACCCTCTCCGCATCGGAGACGGGAA contains the following coding sequences:
- a CDS encoding chemotaxis response regulator protein-glutamate methylesterase — encoded protein: MTESRIRVLVVDDSSFMRKILSDILGGDPRIEVAGTARDGEDALRKIAELSPDVVTLDVEMPRKDGLSTLEEIMKRNPLPVIMVSSLTREGAQITLRALSEGAVDFVAKPSGSISLNMRDVSADLVAKVIAASTARVGGRERKETRPLTSSPVLRPERPRLQPSLPPRAGRPEILAIAASTGGPRALQQIVSRIPGNFPVPIVIVQHMPKDFTLSFAKRLDAMSELDVAEGAEGMDLRPGLAVVAPGGYHMIVRRNQAGRLICGLSDAPPLLSVKPSANIMFLSVADELGGRAVGVILTGMGRDGADGAAALRSKGARIIAESQETCIVYGMPKSAVELGVVDELLPLYSIPEAMIRSVRE
- a CDS encoding PilZ domain-containing protein, which produces PVSDAERVQRRCFVRVPCLLKTSFFRLEGEEIKPETEEWISAVSRDISLGGAGVVVPESLSGRFKEQDRVLMKLPLQEETFFLAGKVVRKLKKEDNWEIGFAFESMPGSVEKPLGAFIRQQELAGRQ